A genome region from Lytechinus pictus isolate F3 Inbred chromosome 16, Lp3.0, whole genome shotgun sequence includes the following:
- the LOC135157076 gene encoding echinoidin-like, with protein sequence MNMMNAQGKMLFFFSLVIIVAACSTGVLAGCCCPTYWSAFGQNCYRFFASNKSWEDAENSCQSYSVPSLGSGGTIIDSVGHLVSIHSEEEQNFVSTVFRDKRLKTAPTAMWLGLHDTSTEGEFEWTDGTPMDFTKWSPGQPDNWRTLEDCGQMRSDYGNNLWNDAGCQNVPYFICKLPAK encoded by the exons atgaacatgatgaatgctCAGGGGAAGATGCTGTTCTTTTTCTCTTTGGTCATCATCGTTGCTGCGTGTTCGACCGGGGTACTAGCGGGATGTTGTTGTCCTACATACTGGTCTGCTTTCGGACAAAACTGCTAcag GTTTTTCGCCTCCAACAAATCCTGGGAGGACGCAGAAAACTCCTGCCAGTCGTATAGTGTGCCCTCTCTTGGCAGTGGAGGGACAATTATCGACAGTGTTGGGCATCTTGTCTCTATTCATTCTGAGGAAGAACAAAACTTCGTCTCAACAGTTTTCAGAG ACAAACGGTTGAAA ACTGCACCGACGGCCATGTGGCTTGGACTACACGATACATCAACTGAAGGTGAATTCGAATGGACAGACGGGACTCCGATGGACTTCACCAAGTGGTCACCAGGACAACCAGATAACTGGAGGACATTGGAGGATTGTGGGCAGATGAGAAGCGATTATGGAAACAACTTGTGGAATGACGCAGGATGCCAAAACGTGCCCTATTTCATTTGCAAACTTCCGGCTAAGTAG
- the LOC135157075 gene encoding uncharacterized protein K02A2.6-like — translation MANVSNFGQLGDEDFDCYIERFELHLVAHGYEVPQATAPGGAQQTPAERALERKVVAVFLNALGADVYKRARDLLAPAKPADQSYHELKAVLRRHYKKTPITVAERRKFIRRDQAQGESTKDYVVQLKHLSLNCEFADKLDEQLRDRFISGIKDEGTALKLMERSAENPNLSFQDAVSFALDREVTLGEAKAMRTGSDGVSVHAVADQRRRAGSMFSGQGNPGQRQGYPGASHLSKRSGTGRQQNQHKDFECFRCGQQGHLAKGCSFRGQCRKCGKKGHIARKCRSKDCEKYKFDVKKDRDSNQKRDVKRSSVKKVGANETQEEYDRYDDRHTGHNEDYDRTTMFKNEVHSVGNSEGNAPPPIIVEVEIEGHKIAMELDTGSGVSIIPYSMYMQYFTHIPLESSVKVFVSISPGETVPRGKIEVEVKYGSFRGSLMLYVVDTEFVLFGRDWLSCIKLDWAAIISQSGRSTSYSSRSTEAVTAVHSLDKILGKHDRLFEQRLGRLTKVKAHIIVREDAQPVVTKPFRVPYAMKGAVEKELTRLQENGVLTQVEHSQWSTSIVAVPKKDGSVRICGNYKTTVNPNLEPVPPPNINVEDILANLNGGVLFSKLDLAHAYNQLELDEESKKYLILSTHKGLFQQNRLVFGITSAPSIWQQTIEQVLQGLPGVQVYLDDILVTGRTELEHYENLDKVLTRLEERNLTLRQEKCRFAQESIEFLGHVIDRSGVHKTPDKMKKLEELERPQSVSELRSYLGLLNYYRKFIPNLAHEIAPLTDLLKSERKFVWNIEAERAFLRSKSLLKSSGFLAHFDPTLPMTVATDASPIGIGAVLSQIYASGEERPVMFASRALTKAERNYPQIEREALAIVFALRRFHMYIFGRKFTLVTDNKPLTAIFGPYKSLPALAAERMQRWAMYLAGFDYDIRYRTSQANANADCFSRLPDRKEEPDVQEPENVAICHVDALPMSYEELRNATRKDKTLSRVMRYSLDGWPKRLPEADKDLQGFYGRRFEITIEKGILLWGMRIVVPLKMRSAVLQEVHEGHLGVVKMKAIARSHVWWPGIDAQIEDAAKQCQTCQVVQKQPSPSPLHPWIPATRPMERIHVDFAGPLEGLMFMIVVDAYSKWPEVTIMPNITTEKTIEALRSIFARFGLPQILVSDNGPQFTSAEFTEFMKLNGIVHKRSAPYRVQMGRPSVSYNQ, via the coding sequence ATGGCAAATGTGAGTAATTTCGGACAGTTGGGGGACGAGGACTTTGATTGTTATATCGAACGCTTTGAGCTTCATTTGGTAGCGCACGGCTACGAGGTCCCACAGGCGACTGCACCGGGCGGCGCCCAGCAGACTCCGGCGGAGAGAGCGTTGGAGAGGAAGGTGGTGGCAGTGTTTCTGAATGCGTTAGGAGCAGATGTTTATAAGAGAGCTAGGGATTTGTTAGCCCCAGCTAAGCCGGCAGATCAATCGTACCATGAGCTGAAAGCAGTATTACGCAGACACTATAAGAAGACACCGATTACTGTAGCGGAAAGACGAAAGTTTATCCGAAGGGATCAGGCACAGGGAGAGTCTACGAAAGACTATGTTGTGCAGCTGAAACATTTGAGTCTGAATTGTGAGTTTGCGGATAAGCTCGATGAACAGCTTCGTGATAGGTTTATCAGCGGAATTAAGGATGAAGGAACAGCCTTAAAGTTGATGGAAAGGTCAGCAGAGAACCCCAACTTGTCATTCCAGGATGCTGTGTCTTTTGCCCTGGATCGTGAGGTCACGCTGGGAGAAGCGAAAGCTATGAGAACGGGGTCAGATGGTGTTTCTGTGCACGCAGTAGCTGATCAGAGGAGGAGAGCAGGATCAATGTTTTCTGGTCAGGGCAATCCCGGCCAGCGCCAGGGTTATCCCGGCGCATCGCACCTGTCTAAGAGGTCTGGAACAGGAAGACAGCAGAACCAGCACAAGGACTTTGAGTGTTTTCGTTGCGGACAGCAAGGACATTTGGCGAAAGGGTGCAGCTTCCGAGGACAGTGCAGAAAATGTGGAAAGAAGGGGCATATTGCTAGAAAATGCAGGAGCAAAGACTGTGAAAAGTATAAATTTGATGTAAAGAAAGACAGAGACAGTAATCAAAAGAGAGACGTTAAGAGAAGTAGTGTTAAGAAGGTTGGTGCAAATGAAACACAAGAAGAGTATGATAGGTATGATGATAGGCACACTGGCCATAATGAGGATTATGATCGTACTACTATGTTCAAGAATGAGGTTCACTCAGTTGGTAATTCAGAGGGTAATGCCCCACCCCCAATAATAGTAGAGGTAGAGATAGAGGGTCACAAGATCGCTATGGAGTTGGACACCGGTTCAGGTGTTAGTATAATTCCGTACAGCATGTATATGCAGTATTTTACTCATATTCCTCTAGAGTCTAGTGTAAAGGTGTTCGTGTCAATAAGTCCAGGTGAGACTGTACCTCGAGGTAAGATAGAGGTAGAAGTAAAATATGGGAGCTTCAGAGGTAGTTTGATGTTGTACGTTGTAGACACCGAGTTTGTGTTATTCGGCAGAGATTGGTTGAGTTGTATAAAGTTAGATTGGGCTGCAATAATCTCTCAGTCTGGTAGAAGTACTAGTTATAGTTCGCGAAGTACTGAGGCAGTTACGGCAGTGCATAGCTTAGATAAGATTTTGGGCAAACATGATCGCTTGTTTGAGCAGCGGCTAGGCCGTCTGACAAAAGTCAAGGCGCATATCATAGTACGCGAAGATGCACAGCCGGTCGTAACAAAACCGTTTCGGGTACCTTATGCGATGAAGGGAGCAGTGGAAAAAGAATTGACGCGCTTGCAAGAAAATGGCGTACTTACCCAGGTGGAGCACAGCCAATGGAGCACAAGCATAGTGGCCGTGCCCAAGAAAGACGGTAGCGTACGAATTTGCGGTAACTATAAGACCACAGTGAATCCAAATCTCGAACCGGTACCTCCTCCAAATATCAATGTCGAAGATATTCTAGCGAATTTGAATGGAGGGGTCCTCTTTTCGAAGTTAGACTTGGCACATGCGTACAATCAGTTGGAACTCGATGAAGAGTCAAAGAAGTATTTGATACTCTCAACCCACAAGGGTCTGTTTCAACAGAATCGACTCGTGTTTGGAATTACCAGCGCACCGAGTATTTGGCAGCAGACGATTGAACAAGTTTTGCAAGGACTCCCGGGTGTCCAAGTATACCTAGACGACATTTTAGTAACCGGTCGTACTGAGCTAGAGCACTACGAGAATCTAGACAAAGTGCTCACGCGCTTAGAAGAGAGAAATCTCACTCTAAGGCAGGAGAAATGCAGGTTTGCGCAAGAATCGATTGAGTTTTTGGGGCATGTTATTGATAGGAGCGGAGTACATAAGACCCCCGACAAAATGAAGAAGCTCGAGGAGCTAGAAAGACCACAAAGTGTTTCAGAGTTGAGGTCTTATTTAGGCCTATTGAACTATTACAGGAAGTTCATACCTAATTTGGCCCACGAAATCGCGCCGCTTACAGACTTATTGAAGTCAGAACGAAAATTTGTGTGGAATATCGAAGCAGAGCGAGCATTTCTACGCTCCAAGTCATTGTTGAAATCATCGGGATTTCTTGCACATTTTGATCCGACTTTACCGATGACGGTTGCCACGGATGCCAGTCCGATAGGAATAGGGGCGGTTCTATCGCAAATTTATGCGAGTGGTGAGGAAAGGCCAGTCATGTTTGCCTCACGTGCGTTGACAAAGGCAGAACGCAATTATCCGCAAATAGAGAGAGAAGCGTTGGCGATAGTGTTCGCACTTAGAAGATTCCACATGTATATATTCGGTCGTAAGTTCACACTGGTGACTGACAATAAGCCACTCACAGCTATATTCGGACCGTACAAGAGCTTGCCTGCTCTAGCAGCCGAACGGATGCAGCGATGGGCGATGTACCTGGCAGGCTTTGATTATGATATTCGATATCGTACATCCCAAGCGAATGCCAATGCCGATTGTTTTTCACGGTTACCTGACAGAAAGGAAGAACCGGATGTTCAAGAACCGGAAAATGTAGCTATCTGTCACGTAGATGCTTTACCGATGAGTTATGAGGAATTGCGCAACGCGACGCGCAAGGACAAGACACTGTCGAGAGTAATGCGCTATTCTCTAGATGGGTGGCCTAAGCGGTTACCGGAAGCAGACAAAGATCTGCAAGGCTTCTATGGGCGCAGATTCGAGATTACCATAGAAAAAGGAATTTTGTTATGGGGAATGCGAATCGTGGTACCACTGAAAATGCGCAGTGCAGTTTTGCAAGAAGTACATGAAGGGCACTTAGGCGTAGTCAAAATGAAGGCCATTGCGCGCAGCCACGTATGGTGGCCTGGCATTGATGCGCAAATTGAAGATGCGGCGAAGCAATGTCAAACATGTCAGGTGGTTCAGAAGCAACCATCGCCAAGTCCATTGCATCCATGGATCCCAGCAACGCGGCCTATGGAGAGGATTCATGTAGATTTTGCGGGTCCCTTGGAAGGACTGATGTTCATGATTGTTGTTGATGCATATAGTAAATGGCCAGAGGTGACTATTATGCCAAATATTACTACCGAGAAAACCATTGAAGCATTGAGAAGCATATTTGCAAGATTTGGACTACCACAGATCCTAGTATCGGACAATGGTCCACAGTTTACATCCGCGGAATTCACAGAATTCATGAAGTTGAATGGAATAGTGCATAAGCGAAGCGCGCCCTACCGAGTACAAATGGGCAGGCCGAGCGTTTCGTACAATCAGTGA